AGATTACCATTGTCAGCCAATGTATCTTCAAAAATGATATCATTAGTATTGTCCAGAATGGAGAGTTTTAAAGGTTTCTCATGCATCTTTTGCAGAGCGACGTCAACTTTATTACCATTTTGGTTTATACTTGGCTTGTGTATTACAAGGCGACTATCCCTGTTGATCGAAAGCTTGTCATTGATAATAGACAGCGCAAACATTTCAATTCGCTGATTATTTTCAATCTCCAGGGTATACTCACCATCAGGTAGCGACTGCATGTCAAAACCTTTTAGGTACTCACCGTTTTGAATGTTTGTTTCTTTGTAAAGTCTGAAATTATCAACGTCTTTCAGGACTACATTTACCGTTGAGGAATCAGTATTTTTTATAATTAAGAAAAACTTTTTCTGATCATAACTAGTCACCTTAATATACGGGGTAGTGCCGTAAGCGCTTACAAATAACGTGGTCAATAATAGAACCGTTGCCATGGATGTTTTTAATGTTTTCATATCCGTTGTGTTTTGATTTGCAAAAACTTATGATACAAACTTAGCGGGATCTGCTAAGCCTTACTACAGCGGAATTGGCCACTTTATGTTGTATTTTAACCCGATTATAACCCATACAAACATATCGGGTTAATTTTGCATATAAACTGGTTAATTTTACATATCTTGGTCTCAGACTTATCATTTTACTTTGCCTTATGATTATTAAGAAACCCAGATTTGAAAAGATCAATCCGGCTTTTGGTAGCTCTATAACCATCCGGCAATATCGCGACCCTTGTCGTAACAAATTACCCTATTGGCATATTCACCCTGAGATGGAGCTAGTGTATGTAAATGGCGGCAGTGGCAAGAGGCATATAGGCAATCAACTTTCGTATTTTAATAATGGAGACCTTATATTCATTGGTGCTAACCTGCCCCATTTTGGCTTTACTGACCGGCTAACGGCCAACCGATCCGAAACTATTTTGCAAATGCGGGAGGATTTTCTTGGAGAGAGCTTTTTTTCCATACCCGAAATGGCTCCAGTTAAAAAATTGATGGAACGTGCCAAAAGAGGTATTGCATTTCATGGCAAGACTAAAAAGGCAGTGGGAGCAAAAATTGAGAAACTCATAGATAAAGACCCGTACGACCGGCTTCTTAAAACACTGGCTATACTAAAGCAACTGGCTTTGTCGGAGGAGTACACTATATTAAATGTAGATGGCTTTGCCCTTGAAATAGAACCTCAGGATAATGACCGTATTAACACGGTATATAAATACGTACGCGAAAATTTTCAAAAGCTGATCAGTCTGGACGAAATAGCTGATAAGGTCAGTATGACGGAACCGGCCTTTTGCAGGTATTTTAAAAAGATATCCGGAAAAACCTTTACCAAATTTGTCAACGAATACCGATTGGTGCATGCGTCAAAACTATTATCAGAAAGCGCCTCGAGTATTACAGACATATGTTTCGAATGTGGCTTCAACAATTTCTCCCACTTCAACAAGCAATTCAAACTATTTACTGGCAAAAGCCCTTCGGAATATCGCAGTGAATTGAAAAAAATTGTACAAGGATAACTTCGGATCTGAATTCTGGGGAGACACTAACTTTTCAGCTCCGTGTTTGACAAGACACTTAAAATGCCCGTTAGCAAAGGTACTTGGTAAATCAGGATAAAATAGCTATCGCAGTTTACTGATTCTCAGAGGCAAAATTCACGTTCAATCCTGCTCTACAGGTTTTCAGTCTAATCCTTAACTACACCTAAGATCTGATCTGTTATCTATCAGGCCAATATTTAATTTTCATTTATTATTGAAAGTTTCGAAACATTGATTTACCTTTGACGTATGAAATATCAGGAAGCAAAGGATAAGTTTATTTTGGCTTGGGGAAGTTTGGGTTCCAGTTGGGGCGTAAGCAGAACCATGGCACAGATACATGCGCTTTTACTCATATCGACCTCACCTTTGTCAACCGAAGATATTATGGAAGAACTTCAAATTTCAAGGGGTAACGCCAACCAAAATATCAGGGCTCTCATGGACTGGGGCCTTGTGGAAAAGGAGCTGAAAGCCGGCGAAAGACGAGAATACTTTATGGCTGGAAAAGATATTTGGGAGCTGGCAAAACAAGTGGCCAAAGAAAGAAAGAAAAGAGAGCTGGAGCCTATGCTCAAAGTCCTGAACCAGTTACAGGATGTGGATGGAGACTCGAAAGAGGTAAAGGAGTTTAAAGAGGTAACAAAAAATATTTCCGATTTCGCCGGACAGGCCGAGTCTACCTTAAACCTGTTTATTAATTCAAAGCAAAACTGGTTCTACAAACTTCTATCAAAAATTACGCTCTAAAAAAATTTAAATATAAGTTTCATTTTTTATTGAAAGTTTTGAAAACAATTATCCACTAAAACATTTGTATCATGAACTACACTATTCTCACTTATGCATTTTATATGCCTCTCACTATTATTCTGACCGTATGGGTAGCCAAAACACTATTTACCAACGGCAGGGTATTTCTGGTAGACATCTTCCATGGCAATGACTTGCTTGCAGACAGCGTCAACAAACTACTGGTAGCCGGCTTCTACCTGATCAACATCGGTTATGCAGTGTACACTTTGAAAATATTTGGCTCCATCGATTCTACCCAGGAAATGATAGAAAAGCTGAGTGTTAAGCTGGGCACCATCATACTCATACTTGGAGCCATGCATTTCTTTAACCTTTTCATATTCTTCAAGCTTCGTAAAAAAGCTCAGACTGCAACTACCTAGATGATCATGAAAACCTTAAAAGATCACACTCTGATTTATGACGATGAATGTCCCATGTGTAAAATTTACACCGGGGCATTCATTCGCAGCGGCATGCTCGACGCCGATGGCAGAAAACCCTTCAGCGCACTTTCACATTCCACCGACCTGGATCACAAAAGAGCCTGTAACGAAATAGCGCTGGTCAACAGACAAGATAACTCCGTCATTTATGGAATCGACAGCCTGTTTACCGTGATAGGGCATAGCTTTCCAATGCTTAGTATCTTATTTGATCAAAAACATTTTAGAGCTATCTGCCAGAAAATTTATTGCTTTGTTTCTTACAATCGTAAAGTGATAGCCCCAGGCAGCGCAGAAAATAAGTGCATTCCGGATTTTAATTTTAAATACAGGTGGGTCTACATAGCATTTGCCTGGTTTATAACATCACTTGTGCTTTCATTGTACTCGGAGCTGCTTGTTCCGCTTATAGCAAAGTCACAGCTAAACAGAGAGTTTATAATTTGCGCGGGGCAGATTGCATTTCAAGCCATAGCACTGCGGACCTTGGGCGTACTAAGCACAAAGGAGTACATTAATTATTTTGGGCATATGATGACTGTTTCGTTGCTGGGTGCATTGCTGTTAACTCCTGCGTTCCTGCTCAACCACCTTACAGACGAACCTTACGTTTTTGTCGGGTACTTCTCCATAGTAGTAACTTATATGTTAGTCGAACATATAAGAAGGATTAAACTGCTTGGCCTTCCACACCTTCTCACTGCTACCTGGGTTTTATACAGGCTTTTAGTACTTGGTATCATGCTAGCGACAGTATCTATATGAAAAAAATAATAATTGCAGGAGGCTCAGGCTTTCTGGGCACATGCCTGGCCAGCTTTTATTCCAGGAAAGGGTATGAGATAAGCATATTATCCAGAAGACATACTATAGACCATGATAACATTGCTTATTATAAGTGGGATGCAAAAAATCCGGGGCTCTGGACAGAAGCGTTAGAAGGTGCAGATGCTATTATTAATCTGAATGGAAAATCCGTAGACTGCCGATATACTGAAAAGAACAAGCAACTGATCTATGATACACGGATTGATGCCACTCTAGCCATAGGCAATGCCATAGTCCACTGTAAGCAGCCTCCAAAAGTATGGCTAAATGCCGCTTCTGCAACTATCTACCGACACTCCTTAGATAAGAACATGACGGAAACCAATGGTGAATTTGGAACGGGCTTCTCTGTAGATGTCTGTAAAAAATGGGAGGCCGCGTTTAATCGCTTCAATTTGCCTATGACCCGGAAAATAACCTTGAGAACAGGAATAGTTTTAGGCAGAAACGGAGGCCCTTTGCTTCCTCTACAGAATCTCACTAAAATGGGAATAGGAGGAAAGCAAGGCTCTGGTAAGCAATATTTCAGTTGGCTGCATGAAAATGATTTTGTCCATATTGTCGATTTCCTGATCAATAACAGAACGTCATGCGGCATTTATAATGTCACCTCACCTTCAGTGATTACCAATACGCAATTAATGAGGGTGCTGAGAGATGCAGTTGGTATGCCATTAGGAATCCCATTGACTAAGCTGGTACTTGAATTAGGAGCATGGCTTATAGGCACTGAAACCGAGCTAATCCTAAAAAGCCGGAAGGTAATTCCAGAAAGGCTACTTAACGAAGGTTATAAATTTCACTTTGAGAATATTAAGGCGGCCTTAAAAGACCTGATGGCTTAACCGAAGCCTTCACCCATGAGCAAAAATCAAAAACAAGTTATAAGTTTACTCCTTTCCTTACCTTTACATTTTCAAATTAAAAAACATGTCGAAAGGTCAGCTCTATCTCATTCCTACAGTAATTTCTGAAAAGCAAACAGACGTAATCCCCGAGCAGGTAAGGCAGGTGGTAAAGCACACGGACTACTTTCTGGTAGAAAACCTTAGAACCGCCAGGCGCTTTATCAGTAGCCTGAAACTCGGTTTGAACATAGAAGAACTACATTTTGAACTACTGGATAAAAATACCCCGGTAATCGAGGTTGAGAGGTTGATGAAACCCGTATTTGAGGGAAGAAATATAGGGGTACTCTCAGAGTCCGGTTGCCCGGGAATAGCAGACCCGGGGTCGGCGGCAGTTAAATATGCACATGCCCATAACATTAAAGTGGTGCCATTAGTCGGGCCTTCATCCATATTCCTGTCACTTATGGCCTCAGGTTTTAACGGTCAGAATTTTACCTTTCACGGCTATCTTCCCATAGATAAAAAAGCCCTGGAGGGCACCATCAGGCAATTAGAAAATGAGTCGCGAAAAAATAACCAGACACAGATATTTATAGAAGCCCCTTACCGCAACAATCAACTGTTGGAAAACCTGATTAAAACCTGCCATCAGGAAACGTCGCTATGTGTGGCCAGGGATATTTCAGGGGATGAAGAATATATTAAAACGGCAAAGGTAAAAGACTGGAAATCAATACAAGTCGAACTTCACAAAGTGCCCACTGTGTTTTTACTGCATGTCGCGCAATAACATTTTAATGTTATTATTTTTGGGCGGATTTTATTTTAAGCACATTTGACCTAAATTTGTGCGCTTTAAAACGCTTACGATATTCATTTAAAATAAAATAATACATGCCTTATCTATTTACCTCCGAGTCCGTGTCTGAAGGACACCCGGACAAAATTGCAGATCAGATTTCTGATGCTTTAATTGATAACTTTCTGGCATTTGACAAAAACTCAAAGGTAGCTTGTGAAACTTTGGTAACTACCGGTCTTACAGTACTTAGTGGCGAGGTTAAATCTGAGGCATATCTTGATGTACAGCAGATCGCCAGGAACGTGATCAACAGAATTGGTTATACCAAAGGAGAATACATGTTTGACGGTAACTCTTGTGGTGTAATATCTGCTATCCATGAGCAATCTCCTGATATCAATCAGGGTGTGGATCGCAGCAACCCGGAAGAGCAAGGTGCAGGAGACCAGGGAATGATGTTTGGTTACGCTACAAGCGAAACAGATGACTACATGCCATTGGCCCTTGACCTTAGTCATAAGCTCCTGATAGAGCTTTCCAGGCTTAGAAAAGAGAACAAAGAGATTACTTACCTTCGCCCTGATGCCAAATCGCAGGTTACAATAGAATACTCTGACGACAATATCCCACAGAGAATTGATGCCATTGTGGTTTCCACTCAGCATGATGAATTCGGCACTGAGGAAGAAATGCTAAAGAAGATAAAGGCGGACATCATCAACATACTTATCCCTCGCGTTAAAGCTCAGTTGAAGCCGGAAATCCAGAAGCTTTTCAATGATGACATCAAATACCACATCAACCCTACCGGTAAGTTTGTGATTGGTGGCCCTCATGGTGATACCGGACTTACAGGAAGAAAGATCATTGTTGATACCTACGGAGGTAAAGGAGCTCATGGCGGCGGAGCTTTTTCAGGTAAGGACCCTTCAAAGGTTGACCGCTCTGCGGCTTATGCTACCAGGCATATTGCCAAAAACCTCGTAGCTGCTGGTGTAGCTGATGAAATATTGGTGCAGGTGTCCTACGCCATTGGTGTAGTTGAGCCAATGGGCATATTTATTAATACTTACGGCTCAGCCAAAGTAGATATGAAGGATGGCGAAATAGCCAAAAAAGTGCAGGAGATCTTTGATATGAGACCTTATTCCATTGAGCAAAGATTAAAGCTTAGAAACCCGATCTATTCAGAAACAGCGGCCTATGGTCATATGGGAAGGCCATGCGAAAAAGTCACTAAAAAGTTTGTATCACCAAGCGGACAGGAAGTGGAAATGGAAGTAGAATTGTTCCCTTGGGAAAAGCTTGATTATGTAGTTCAGGTGAAAGAAAAATTTGGTATCAAATAAACAATCTAAGGAATAAAAAAGGGCTTGAAATTCAAGCCCTTTTTTATTATATATCAATTAGACTAAAATTAATGTGCCATTTGCTTAACCTTAAACTTTCTTAGCTGTCTTCGCAGCGCTTCAGTAGCCAGGTCGGTAGCCTCTTCAAATGATTTTGCTTCCTCTTTAGCAAAAAGTTGACTCCCGGGTATATTTAATTTAATCTCTACTGTTTTATTTTCAATTCCGGAATTATTCAATCTTAAAAACACTTCTCCATCAACTACACGGTCATAGAAGGTTTCCAGTTTATCTACTTTTTTCTGGATGAAATCGATAAGCTTCTGATCAGCATCGAAGTGAATTGAATGCATTTGTAACTTCATAGTAGTAAAGTTTAAAAGATTAGAAAATGTTAAGCCTTAGGGTGCGCTTGGTCGAAGACCTTCTTCAGTTTATCGAGCGAATTATGCGTGTAGACTTGTGTTGCGGCCAGGCTTGTATGCCCCAACAGATCCTTAACGGCATTGAGCTCGGCTCCCTTGTTCAGGAGGTGCGTAGCAAACGTATGGCGCAATACGTGGGGACTACGCTTTTCAATTGTCGTAAATAGATTTAAGTATTTTTTTACTGTTCTGTAAATCACCATAGGATAGCAAGCTTCTCCATTTTCTGTAACGAGCAACTCACCACCTTCGTTTTGCAAACCCTGACTATTTTTTGCTGCCAGGTACTGTTCTATCACATGCTCCAGACTAACAGAAAAAGGGATCATTCTTTCCTTGTTCCTCTTGCCCAAAACCTTGAGCGTTCTGTTAGTAAAATTTATATCTATAGTCTTTAACGAAATCAGTTCCGATAATCGTATGCCGGTCCCGTATAGAAGTTCCAATATCAGCCTATCACGGCTGCCACCGAAATCCTGGCTGAACTCGCACTGATCCAATAATCTGGTAATATCATTCTCCTGCACAAACTGTGGCAACTGCTTGTTGGTCTTAAGCACTCTGATCTTAAGCATAGGATCTTTTACAATATGCTCTCTTCTTAAAAGGAATTTATAAAAAGATCTCAAACATGCTATTTTACGATTTACGGAGCGGGCATCCATTCCTCCATCAACCAGGCTTACAATCCAGCCACGTACAACGCCGTGATTGGCTGTAGCAGCATCAATTTCAGGAAAATTGTTTTGAATGAATTCTTCGAATTGGCTTAAGTCATTTTCATACGAGGTGATCGTATGTTTACTGTAGCGCTTTTCGTACTGAAGGTATTTAAGGAAGGTTTCCCGCATAAAAAAATAGTACTACTCAATTGAACCTGAGTAGTACTAATTTAATAAATTCAAACGGGAATAAATAGCTGATTAATAATTTTCTTCAGCGTATTTTTTCTGTCTATATTTTGCCTTAATTATTTCGTTTCTTCTTTGAACGGAAGGCTTTTCATAGAAAGTTCTACCTCTGAGTTCTTTTAATACACCAGTTTTCTCAAACTTCTTTTTGAATCTCTTTAGAGCTTTCTCTATTGACTCGTTTTCTTTTACGTTAACTACGATCATTTTTATACACCTCCTTTCAAATGAACTGCAAAATTAAGAAAAAAAAGTTTATTAACAAATGTATCAGGATCAACCTGCAGTCCAGCTACCTGTACTGCTCACTGCGCCTGTTCCATCATAGTAAGTCCAGCTTCCGCTGCCGTCAGCACTCCAAATATATTCTATCTGAATAATGTCATTGTCATAGCTCTCCATATAACCTGATCCATCCGCTCTTACTTCAAATATGAAGTAATAACCCCACGAAGGATAATTATATTCGCCATAAATGCTTCCGTCGTTTCTGATCTCATACTCATACGTAAATATCTCCACACGTGTATCAACAGAAAAATCCAGCATTACAAATGAGCCAGATTTACCATCTTTAGCCTGTGTTCCTTCAAACCACTTGTAATATGGCCCGCCGGTCTCTCTGAAAAAGATCTCAAAGAAATAGGAGTTGTCCAATTCGGTAATTTGATAAGCTATAGACCCTCCCTGATATGACCACTCATAGGTCACCATATTAGCATTCACCCGTCCGTTTGCCGGTTCAATTGGATTACCCAATTTTGTAGCTCCATCCGGTATGGTAAAAAGAGAGCTGTAAGCTCCAATGCTTGAGGTCATGCTTTCAATCATGCTACTTACAGCCTGAGCTTCAGCACTAGTTGAATTCTTTAAGCCTTCAGGAATAGATATTTTGTTTTCTTCGCTGAATACTGCAAGCTCTACTTCTTCTAAAGAAGGTTCGGGGTCATCCTTATCACCACATGATACGGCTACAAGAGCCAGGCAAAACAGGACAAACAGTTTTTGTAAATTTTTAATGTTCATAGTGTTTTAGTTTATTCTTTTTCTACCATTAAATTAAAATAAATAAATGATAAAAGTAAATTTTGATTATTAAGAGTCAGAATTTTCTTGTTATCAACATGTATAACTATAAAAATAAGCCAATAAAAAAGCCTCCAAGAGGAGGCCTTCTTACAACTTAACTTGAACTATAAACTCTATTTTAAAAGAGATCTTGAAATTACAAGTTTCTGAATTTCCGATGTGCCCTCTCCGATTGTGCAAAGTTTGGAATCACGATAAAACTTCTCAGCAGGATAGTCCTTGGTATAACCATATCCTCCAAATATCTGCACTGCATCCGTAGAGTTTTCTACAGCTACCTCGGAGGCGTAATACTTAGCCATTGCCGATTCCTTATTTACCGATTTGCCTTTGTTCTTAAGGTCAGCTGCCTGATGGGTCAGTAATTTGGCAGCTTCCACTTTTGTTGCCATATCAGCCAACTTAAAGGCTATACCCTGAAACTTTGAAATGGGTTGATTAAACTGATGCCTCTCTTTAGAATATTGCAAAGCAACATCCAACGCCCCCTGCGCAATACCAAGGCTTAAAGCCGCAATACTGATTCTTCCTCCGTCCAGCACCTTCATGGCCTGAATAAACCCTTCTCCAACTTCTCCTATTATATTATCCTTATGCACCCGGCAGTTGTCAAAAATGAGCTCAGTAGTTTCAGAAGCCCGCATACCTAGTTTATTTTCTTTTCGTCCGGCAGAAAAGCCTTGTGTTCCCTTTTCTATTATAAATGCCGTCATTCCATGAGAGTCTCCCACCTCTCCTGTCCTTACTATTACAACTGCTACATTACCAGACTTGCCATGTGTAATAAAATTTTTGGCGCCATTGATTACAAAGTGGTCACCATCCTTTTCGGCAACGGTTCTCATGTTACCTGCATCTGAGCCTGTATTCGGTTCTGTAAGACCCCATGCACCTATCCATTCGGCAGTAGCCAATTTAGGAAGATATTTTCGCTTTTGCTCTTCGCTTCCAAACTGCAGGATATGCCCTGTACACAGTGAGTTATGGGCAGCCATAGACAAACCAATGGATCCGTCTATTCTGGAAAGTTCGGAGATAGCCGTTACATACTCATGATAACCGAAGCCAGAACCCCCGTACTCCTGAGGAACTAAAACTCCCATCAGGCCCAAACTTCCCAGTTTTTTAAACAGCTCTACGGGAAACTCCTGGGTTTCATCCCATTCCATCATTTTAGGACGAATTTCCTTATCGCCAAAGTCACGGATCATCTGGGCAATCATCCTTTGATTTTCACTTTCTTCAAAGCCCATGGTAGGTTTTTCTTCAGATACAGCTTGCATATTTTCTCTTAATAAATGGATTTCAAACGATTTCTAAACAAAGATAGTTATTAAAATTTGTCAACCAAACGAATGTTAGTTTGGTAACCTTTTTTTAACAATTTATGAAACTTCCATGTTGATAAGGATTTAAAGTAATTATCAACTATTTTTGACGCTTCATTCGTAGCAACTGAAAACCTAAAACACTGAAAATTAGAAAAAAATGAAAATAGCAGTAGTCGGAACAGGTTATGTGGGTCTCGTAACTGGCACATGTTTTGCCGAGACCGGAAATACCGTATCATGCATAGACATTGATGAGAAAAAAGTTAATAGCCTGAAGAATGGGAAGATAACCATTTACGAACCTGGACTGGAAGTAATCTTCGAACGCAACCTGTCTCAGGGAAGACTAAGTTTCACTACAGACCTTAAAGAAGGTATTGAAGGAGCTAAAATTATTTTCCTTGCCCTGCCCACACCTCCCGGTGAAGATGGCTCTGCTGATTTGCAGTATGTATTGAAAGTTGCAGAGGATCTCGGCCCTCTTTTGAAAGATTATGCAGTGATAGTAGATAAAAGTACTGTTCCAGTAGGAACTGCAGAAAAAGTGAGAGCCAAAATTGCCCAGAATGCAAAAGTAGATTTTGATGTGGTTTCCAATCCTGAATTTTTAAGAGAAGGAGTTGCTGTTGACGATTTCATGAAACCTGACAGGGTAGTGATTGGAACTAACTCTGAGAAGGCCCGAAAGCTGATGGAAACATTATATGCTCCGCTAGTAAGACAGGGAAATCCCGTGATCTTTATGGATGAGAAATCTGCCGAGCTTACAAAATACGCTGCTAATTCTTTTCTTGCTACCAAGATCACCTTCATGAACGAGATTGCCAATATGTGTGAGTTACTGGGGGCAGATGTAGACGCAGTAAGAAAAGGTGTAGGTACAGACAGCAGAATTGGAAAGAGGTTTTTATTTGCAGGTATCGGATACGGAGGAAGCTGCTTCCCTAAAGACGTGCAGGCTTTGGCCAAATCCGCAGAGCAGGTAAATTATGATTTTCGCATATTAAAATCTGTAATGGACGTTAACGAAGATCAAAAGACTAAGCTCATCCCACGTATTAAAGAGTACTTTGGTGGTGACCTTACCGGCAAGACCATCGCTATCTGGGGCTTATCTTTCAAACCATATACTGATGACATTCGCGAAGCCCCTGCACTTTATAATATAGAACAACTCCTGGCCGCAGGTGCGGAAATAAAAGCCTATGACCCGGAAGCCATGGAAAATGTGAGAAACCAGATCGGTGAGAAGATCACCTTCTGCCATGATGCTTACTCTGCTGTGAATAATGCTGATGCACTGTTGGTAGCTACAGAATGGCCGGTATTCAGAACCCCAGACTTCGACAAGCTTTCAACATTATTGAAAAATAAAGTGATTTTCGACGGTAGAAACCTTTATTCTTTGGAAGAAATGAAAGAACTTGGGTTCACATATGTAAGTATAGGTAGAGAGACAATCAATGGATAAGAAAGTAGTTTTAATAACAGGAGCCGCGGGATTCCTCGGCTCACATCTTTGCGACCGTTTCATCAGTGAGGGTTTTAAAGTTATCGGTATGGACAATCTCATCACCGGTAATCTTAAAAATATAGAACATCTTTTTAAGTTAAAGGATTTTGAATTCTACCATCACGATGTTTCCAATTTTGTTCACGTTTCGGGCAAGCTTGATTATATCTTGCACTTTGCCTCTCCTGCGAGCCCAATCGATTATTTGAAGATCCCAATCCAAACCTTAAAAGTAGGTTCTCTGGGCACGCATAACCTCCTTGGTCTGGCCAAGGCTAAAAATGCACGAATGCTGATAGCATCCACCTCAGAAGTTTACGGAGACCCTTTGGTTCATCCGCAAACCGAAGAGTACTATGGCAATGTAAATCCCATCGGTCCAAGAGGTGTATATGATGAGGCCAAGCGTTTCCAGGAGGCCATGACTATGGCTTACCACACCTATCATGGACTGGAGACGCGCATTGTAAGAATATTTAATACCTATGGGCCAAGAATGCGTCTGAATGATGGCCGTGTACTGCCTGCTTTTATCGGACAGGCTCTTCGCGGCGAGGACCTTACCGTATTCGGTGAAGGCTCTCAAACCAGGTCGTTTTGCTATGTAGATGACCTCGTTGAAGGTATCTACCGCTTACTATTTAGCGATTATCCATACCCGGTAAACATTGGTAATCCTGATGAAATCACAATCAAAGAATTTGCTGAAGAGATCATCAAGCTTACAGGCACAGATCAAAAGGTGACTTACAAACCACTTCCAAAAGATGATCCGATGCAGCGTCAGCCAAATATTGACAAAGCACGGGAAATACTGAAATGGGAGCCAAAAGTAAACAGGGCAGAAGGGTTGAAGATCACTTACGATTATTTCAAGACTTTATCCGATGAAGAGTTGTACTCCAAAGAGCACAACACGTTTGATGAATATATCAAGAAGTAATGGCACTAACCAAATCATTAGCCTTTTTAAAGGATCTAAGGCTCAATAACAATAAAGACTGGATGCATGCCAATAAGCCGGCATATCAGGCCGCACGTACTGAGTTTATAGACTTTGTGCACGAGGTCATTTTGAAAATGACACCCATAGATACCGGCTTGCTGGGCCTGGAGCCGAAACAAAGCATTTTCAGGATCAACCGGGATATCAGGTTTAGTAAAGACAAGAGTCCCTATAAAATTAACTTTGGGATGTTCCTTTCAGAAGGTGGTAAAAAGTCCGGTAAAGCAGGTTATTACTTTCACCTCGAGCCAGGCGATAACTCATTCATAGCCGGGGGCATCTATGCTCCTGATCCTGATAATCTTGCCAAAGTCCGTCAGGAAATTGATTACAATGCTGCCGAACTTAAAAAGATTGTAGACCAGAAGAAATTCAAGAGCCTTTTTGGTTCACTACAGGGTGAGTCACTAAAACGCGCACCAAAGGGATATCAGGAGGATCATCCGAATATTGACCTGCTTAAGCTGAAAAGCTTCGTCGTACTGCACAAGGTAATGGATAAGGAAATAGCCGACTGGTCAGATGCTGATAAATGCATAGCCGTTTTTGAACAGATCAAGCCATTGAATGATTATTTCAATGTTGCTATAAGTTAGTTTGGCATCAATGATCATCATAAACAAAAATGCCCGGAACTATTAATTCCGGGCATTTTTAGTTAAAGACAGTTTGTAATTAACAAGCTACATTCTCAAATGAAGTATCCCAACATAAATAGGCACCACCATTAACCTTATAATGACCAGCGCCCGTTTCATGGTTCCATTCTACTTCAACGCTCGCTCCACCGCCTCCTACAATGTTGTAATAACGGTTGAAATCCACTTCTGTAGTTTTTCCATATTCAATATATGATCCAAAACCAGTCGTTCCGGTTTCGATATTTTTGTATTTGATAT
This region of Fulvivirga ulvae genomic DNA includes:
- the rpsU gene encoding 30S ribosomal protein S21, coding for MIVVNVKENESIEKALKRFKKKFEKTGVLKELRGRTFYEKPSVQRRNEIIKAKYRQKKYAEENY
- a CDS encoding acyl-CoA dehydrogenase; translated protein: MGFEESENQRMIAQMIRDFGDKEIRPKMMEWDETQEFPVELFKKLGSLGLMGVLVPQEYGGSGFGYHEYVTAISELSRIDGSIGLSMAAHNSLCTGHILQFGSEEQKRKYLPKLATAEWIGAWGLTEPNTGSDAGNMRTVAEKDGDHFVINGAKNFITHGKSGNVAVVIVRTGEVGDSHGMTAFIIEKGTQGFSAGRKENKLGMRASETTELIFDNCRVHKDNIIGEVGEGFIQAMKVLDGGRISIAALSLGIAQGALDVALQYSKERHQFNQPISKFQGIAFKLADMATKVEAAKLLTHQAADLKNKGKSVNKESAMAKYYASEVAVENSTDAVQIFGGYGYTKDYPAEKFYRDSKLCTIGEGTSEIQKLVISRSLLK
- a CDS encoding UDP-glucose dehydrogenase family protein, which gives rise to MKIAVVGTGYVGLVTGTCFAETGNTVSCIDIDEKKVNSLKNGKITIYEPGLEVIFERNLSQGRLSFTTDLKEGIEGAKIIFLALPTPPGEDGSADLQYVLKVAEDLGPLLKDYAVIVDKSTVPVGTAEKVRAKIAQNAKVDFDVVSNPEFLREGVAVDDFMKPDRVVIGTNSEKARKLMETLYAPLVRQGNPVIFMDEKSAELTKYAANSFLATKITFMNEIANMCELLGADVDAVRKGVGTDSRIGKRFLFAGIGYGGSCFPKDVQALAKSAEQVNYDFRILKSVMDVNEDQKTKLIPRIKEYFGGDLTGKTIAIWGLSFKPYTDDIREAPALYNIEQLLAAGAEIKAYDPEAMENVRNQIGEKITFCHDAYSAVNNADALLVATEWPVFRTPDFDKLSTLLKNKVIFDGRNLYSLEEMKELGFTYVSIGRETING
- a CDS encoding UDP-glucuronic acid decarboxylase family protein, translated to MDKKVVLITGAAGFLGSHLCDRFISEGFKVIGMDNLITGNLKNIEHLFKLKDFEFYHHDVSNFVHVSGKLDYILHFASPASPIDYLKIPIQTLKVGSLGTHNLLGLAKAKNARMLIASTSEVYGDPLVHPQTEEYYGNVNPIGPRGVYDEAKRFQEAMTMAYHTYHGLETRIVRIFNTYGPRMRLNDGRVLPAFIGQALRGEDLTVFGEGSQTRSFCYVDDLVEGIYRLLFSDYPYPVNIGNPDEITIKEFAEEIIKLTGTDQKVTYKPLPKDDPMQRQPNIDKAREILKWEPKVNRAEGLKITYDYFKTLSDEELYSKEHNTFDEYIKK
- a CDS encoding DUF2461 domain-containing protein, whose product is MALTKSLAFLKDLRLNNNKDWMHANKPAYQAARTEFIDFVHEVILKMTPIDTGLLGLEPKQSIFRINRDIRFSKDKSPYKINFGMFLSEGGKKSGKAGYYFHLEPGDNSFIAGGIYAPDPDNLAKVRQEIDYNAAELKKIVDQKKFKSLFGSLQGESLKRAPKGYQEDHPNIDLLKLKSFVVLHKVMDKEIADWSDADKCIAVFEQIKPLNDYFNVAIS